A region of the Pseudarthrobacter sp. MM222 genome:
TTGACCAGCTCGACGACGTCGGCCCGGTCGGCCCAGAGCCTGTCCTGGACATGCTTCCGGCCGTCCTCGGGTGCGGTGGAAAAGACCGGCCTGAGATCTAGGTTGGCCTGGTCTGCCCACGACGCAAGCTCCGTTTGGTAGAGGAAGTCGGTGTCGGGGGCCCGGCAGCCGAAGAACAACAGGGCAGGCGCCGGTTGGATGCCCTCGGCCTCGGCCCGCAACGCGCGGTCCTGGATGAATCCGCGGAAGGGCGCCAGCCCAGTCCCTGCACAGACCATGATGAGCGGAACGTCCAGGGACTCGGGCGGGTGGAAAGCCGCGTTCGAGGGACGCACGGTGACCGCGACCCTTGACCCGGGCCTGGCCTGGGCGAGGTATGTGGAGGCGGCACCTTCGAAGACGCCGCGGCCCGACCATGCCGGGGCCCTGATGACGGAGAAGGTCAGCGTCGCATGGTCGGGGCTCCAGAGCGGGGAGGAGGAGATGGAGTACCGCCGCGGCGCCAGCTGGGTCAGCAGTTGCAGGAACGAGCCGAAGGACAGTTGGCAGGACGGGTAGGTTTCCAGCAGCTCCAGGAGGGAGACGCGCTTATCGAGGATCTCGGCCGCGTGGCGCTCGCGGTCCTCCGCGAGCGACTCGAGCTCCCGGCGCTGGGCAGGGTCCTCGGCGACATCGGCCAGGTACTCGAGCTGGATCCGCGTGGCCGGGACGGCAAGTTCGAGGTAGCTGCTGAGCAGCTCGCCCACGGCCACGGGCATCCCGGTAGGCAGGAAAGTCTCGCCCTGATCCATGCTCAGCAGGACGTGCGAGTCGTAGTCGAGGTTGAACCGGGTCAGGGCCCGCTGCACCAGTTCGCTGGGATTCAGCGGCAGTACGGCCAGATAATCGCCAGTTCGGTACCTCATGCCTTCGGGCAGGGAGATCTCCACATGCCGCTTGGACCGGGCTCCGGGTTTGGCGGTATTGACCAGTTCCCGGTTCGCAACCACGGTGCCGAGCGCCAGTCCGTTCTGGCGCAGCAGCGGGTCCCGGACGTTGCCCACAAACTGGACTTCCAGCCCGGGCTGCGCGGCCGGCGAACTCGTGGCTTGCCCGAGAGCGGCGTCCACGGCGGGCCAGAAGCCGGCGTACCATGCGTCGAAGTCGCCGAAGAAGTCGCCGCGGGCGTTGGCCTCGCCCCGAGCGTAGATCCGCACCGCGCCGGCGGCCTCCAGCCGGGCGTCGATGGCCTTAGGCACCTCCTGGTAGGTCCGCGCCCAGTCCCTGTTGCCGTTGCCGAACACCGTGAACCGCACCCCGGCGAGGGTGCCGGGCCGCAGGCCCTCCGTCCAGGCCATGAACTTCCGGGCGTTGTCCGGCGGCTGCCCCTCGTAGGAGGAGGCAACGACGGCGACGAGCCCTTCCGTCGGCAGCCCGCCTGCCGCGTCGTCGAGCGGACCGATCGTGGGGCTGTAGCCGCGCCGGCGGGCGTCGTTGGCGATGCGCTGGGCGAAGTCCTTGGAGGTTCCCGCATTGGAGCCGTAAAGTACGCGGAGCGGGACACCGTTGGCGGCTGCGATGGGGGGCGTTTCGACCTGCCGGGCATGTTCGACGGCGGCGGCCTCCTGCGGCGCTCCGATCCCGACGTCCCGGCGTCGTACGTGAATAAACAGCCCTTCGGGCTTCATGGTCAGCGTGTGCTTGATCTTCAGTTCGTAGCCGGGGTCCGCCGCCGTGATCTCGAAGCGCTGCAGAAGCTTGGCCAGGAACAGCATCGCCTCCTGCAGGGCAAATCCACGGCCAATGCAGGAACGCTGTCCGTTTCCGAATGGCTTCCAGGCGTTTGCGGGGATATCCGCGGCCCGCTCGGGGGAGAACCGGTCCGGCTCGAAGAGCTCAGCGTCTTCACCCCACGCCGCCTTGTCGCGGTGCAGCAGCGGAATCAGGACCAGGATGGGCTGGCCCGCGGAGACCTGATAGCGACCGTCAAGCGTCGTGTCCTCGAAGGGAGCGGCGTTGAACCCCGGGGCGGTGGGCCACAGCCGAAGCGTTTCCTTGAGAATCTGGTCCAGGTACCCCAACCGGTGCAGGTGCTCGAACCGGGCGCTTTCGGTGCCCAGGACCTCGTCCACCTGGGCTTGGGCCTTGGCCAGGACGCCCGGATGGAGCAGCAGTTCGTAGAGGGCGAAGGACAGCAGGCCGCTGGTGGTCTCGTGCCCGGCGACCAGGAAGGTCACCATCTGATAGCGGACGTTGTCCTCGGGCAATCGCTCACCCGTCAGCGGGTCTGCCGCGTTGAGCATGGTATCCAGGATGTCTTCGCTGCCGGGCGGACTGGGGTTGCGCCGACGGTCGCTGATCATCTGGTCGGCGACCTCAAACATCAGGGCGTTGTCTTCCTCAAGCTGGTGCCGTCTGCGCAGCATGATCTTGTTCTGGACCGGGAGCCTGCGCCCGCGTTGCCCGGACTCGACCAGGACGCGGACCATGGCCCCCACGAACGGATGCATCTCCTCCCGGTAGAGGCTGTTGAAACGGTAGCTGAAGGAGCACAGGGCGATGGTGTCCAGCGTCAGCCGGGTGGTAGTGTCCGGGACGTCGATCCGGACGGCAGGGCCGAGCCTCTCCCACTTGAGGAGCAGCTGCTCGGCGATGTCATCCATCCCGCTAAACATTCGCTTCAGTGCGGCAGGCCCGAAGGCCGGCATCAGGATCCGGTGCGCCTTTTGCCAGTTGGGTTCCTGGGTTTCTGCGGTGAACAGGCCGTCGCCGGTGAAGTCCCGCACCTCCCGCAGGGCCCTGCCCAGTACCTTGCCGAAACGGGATTCGTCGCACACTTCGTTGACGAGCTGCTGGGAGGAGATGGCGACGACGCTGCGGTTGAAGAACTGGATGCGGACGATGGGTCCGTACCGCTCGGCCACCTCGACTATGCCCAGGATTCCCTTGTTGGAGTCGATATCGGGCAGGTTGCCCACCACGGGCTTTGGGGGAGGCTGGGGTATGGGGACGGTAGGCGACGTCATGGTGCGCTCCTCGGCGGTTGCCGATCGAGGCACTAAGGACAACTTCCCGCTCCCGATCGGGCGAGGCTCTCCATCCCCGATCCACGATACTCCCGTCAGATTCCGGGCACTATAGAGCCGCGGCCTTCCTGGAGGTGCCGGATGAGCGCGTCGAGGACCGGAAGCTGGCCTTTGACCAGCTTTGTGCGGGCCAGCGGCTCCGTGGTCCATACGGCGTCGTCGATTTCAGGGAAGCTGGTGATAGTGCCGGATCCCTTCGGCCATTCCAGGGCAAAGGTGTTGCTCACGATCTCTTCCGGGGCAAAGTCCGCTTCGGCGGCGAACACCGTGATGATCTTTCCCGAGGGTTGCCGGAAGGCGCCCAGCATGAGGTAGTCGACGGCCGGGGCCGCAGTGCCGATTTCCTCGGCGAACTCGCGTAGCGCCGCCACCAGCGGGTCCTCGTCCTCGAGGTACTCGCCCTTCGGAATGGACCAGGCATGAGCATCCTTATGGGCCCAGAACGGGCCGCCCATATGGGCGATCCAGACCTCCAAGCCGGAGGAGGCGCCCCGCCGGTACAGCAGTATCCCTGCGCTCCGGACCGTCATCTGGCCTTCACCCTGTCGAGCCAGGTCTTGAGGAGGGAAACGACGACGGAGCTTTGCATGGCGCCCAGATGGTCGAGTCCAGGGAGTACTTGCACGTCCCATCCGGCCGCCGTGAGCTCGCGCTCATGGTCGGCCAGCGGAGCGCCAATCCGTACTTGCACACCTCCCCATCGCGGCCCGTAGTCGATTTGGTCGGCGGAGCCGGCAAACGCAAACCGGGGCAGTCCGGGTGCCACGGCAGCCGCTGAATCATCGAAGTCCTGGAGCGCTTCGTAGAGTGTGACGAACTGGCGGGTTTGTGCTTCGCTCGTCTGTATTGTGGCGGCATCCCAGTCGCCCGGTTCGACGGAGACATCTGCTGCCGGCGTCTGCGCCGCGGGCCCGGCAGCCGCCGAATGCGCGGCCCTCGTGACAGCCAGCATACTTTTGTACGGGCCTTCGAGCGGCGGGTATCCGCCCATGACCAGCGCCCAGAGTCGATTGGTGCGGATCGCCAGCTGTAAACCGCAGAGCGCCAGCCAGGAGTACCCGTAGTACCCGAACCGGCCGGCCGCCGCGGCGTCAGCGATGGCCAGAAAATCAGTGGCGACGTTCTCCGGGGTGAGGGTCTCGGGCGCCGGATGCGCCATCCGGTGCCCTTCGTAGTCGGCCGCGATCACCCGGTACGACGGCGAGAGGCCCGACACGAGGTTCGGCCCGAGGTCCGGGTCCGCGCCCCAGGCGCGCATCGTGACCGCTTCCGCCTCGGGCCGGGGTTCCGCCCGTGTGGGGATGAGAAGTGCCGGGCCGTTGCCGCTGATCGCGACTGGAATTCTGGTCCCGTCGTGCAGGACAGCGTCAACGCTGCCGTTCACCGCGATCTCCATCCGCTGGGAGTTCCGGTTCGAGGTCCGGCTCCTCCGCGCTGGCCAGGGCCATGAACATGGTCCGGTGGAGGACGTCGACGTGACGGCGGGAGCGAGTCCAGCTCAGCCAGTCGGTCGGCGGTGGCGTTGAGGGCGGAGAAATGCGTTACGGCGCATTCCTGCAGCATCCGCCGGTCAACGAGCTCATGAATTCGCCCGGCGTCGGCGGCGCCTGAGCTGAACCGGTCCAGAATGTCCTGCGGGGGGTTCGCCATCGCGGTTCTCGGCCCTGCCTCGGAATGGCTGGCTTTCATGATTCCCAGCCTACCCAGTAGCTCCAACGTTGCTCTACGCAACGGCGGCGCGCAACGGCGTCGCCGTCGTCGCCGGCCTCCTGGAAGCCTCCGAAGACCCGGACCGGGCCTACAACACCGTCGTTGCGATAGGCCCCGACGGGGCGAGACTGGCCAGCTACCGGAAAATTCACCTCTTCGACTGCCAGGGATTCCGCGAATCTGACCACATCAAACCCGCGTCCGAACCGGCACCCGTCACGTTTTCCTGCGGCGGCATCACGTTCGGGCTGATGACCTGCTACAACCTGCGTTTCCCCGAACTGACCCGGGCCCTAACGGACGCCGGCGCCCAGGCACTTCTGGTCTGCGCTTCCTGGGTGGCCGGTACTTCCACGACGGAGCAATGGGCCACGCTCGCCAAGGCCCGGGCCATTGAGAACGGTGCCTATGTGGCCGCCGTCTCCCAAACACCGCCAGTGTCCATCGGGCACCGCATGCTCATTGATCCTTTGGGCGCTGCACTGCACGTCCTCGGCCTGGGGCCGGCAGCCGCCACGATGGACCTTTCCCTGCTGTCGGTAGAGGCGGCCCGGAACCAGTTTCCCACCTGGCGGCACCACCGGCTCGATCATTAGCAAATCCAAGGGCCTGGTCCGATCTCAGCCAAGCCGGCGGTCCA
Encoded here:
- a CDS encoding bifunctional cytochrome P450/NADPH--P450 reductase, with translation MTSPTVPIPQPPPKPVVGNLPDIDSNKGILGIVEVAERYGPIVRIQFFNRSVVAISSQQLVNEVCDESRFGKVLGRALREVRDFTGDGLFTAETQEPNWQKAHRILMPAFGPAALKRMFSGMDDIAEQLLLKWERLGPAVRIDVPDTTTRLTLDTIALCSFSYRFNSLYREEMHPFVGAMVRVLVESGQRGRRLPVQNKIMLRRRHQLEEDNALMFEVADQMISDRRRNPSPPGSEDILDTMLNAADPLTGERLPEDNVRYQMVTFLVAGHETTSGLLSFALYELLLHPGVLAKAQAQVDEVLGTESARFEHLHRLGYLDQILKETLRLWPTAPGFNAAPFEDTTLDGRYQVSAGQPILVLIPLLHRDKAAWGEDAELFEPDRFSPERAADIPANAWKPFGNGQRSCIGRGFALQEAMLFLAKLLQRFEITAADPGYELKIKHTLTMKPEGLFIHVRRRDVGIGAPQEAAAVEHARQVETPPIAAANGVPLRVLYGSNAGTSKDFAQRIANDARRRGYSPTIGPLDDAAGGLPTEGLVAVVASSYEGQPPDNARKFMAWTEGLRPGTLAGVRFTVFGNGNRDWARTYQEVPKAIDARLEAAGAVRIYARGEANARGDFFGDFDAWYAGFWPAVDAALGQATSSPAAQPGLEVQFVGNVRDPLLRQNGLALGTVVANRELVNTAKPGARSKRHVEISLPEGMRYRTGDYLAVLPLNPSELVQRALTRFNLDYDSHVLLSMDQGETFLPTGMPVAVGELLSSYLELAVPATRIQLEYLADVAEDPAQRRELESLAEDRERHAAEILDKRVSLLELLETYPSCQLSFGSFLQLLTQLAPRRYSISSSPLWSPDHATLTFSVIRAPAWSGRGVFEGAASTYLAQARPGSRVAVTVRPSNAAFHPPESLDVPLIMVCAGTGLAPFRGFIQDRALRAEAEGIQPAPALLFFGCRAPDTDFLYQTELASWADQANLDLRPVFSTAPEDGRKHVQDRLWADRADVVELVKQGATVYVCGDGKHMAPQVRDTCERIYREATGASVAEADAWIDDVERTHGRYVADIFT
- a CDS encoding NUDIX domain-containing protein: MTVRSAGILLYRRGASSGLEVWIAHMGGPFWAHKDAHAWSIPKGEYLEDEDPLVAALREFAEEIGTAAPAVDYLMLGAFRQPSGKIITVFAAEADFAPEEIVSNTFALEWPKGSGTITSFPEIDDAVWTTEPLARTKLVKGQLPVLDALIRHLQEGRGSIVPGI
- a CDS encoding alpha/beta hydrolase, whose protein sequence is MNGSVDAVLHDGTRIPVAISGNGPALLIPTRAEPRPEAEAVTMRAWGADPDLGPNLVSGLSPSYRVIAADYEGHRMAHPAPETLTPENVATDFLAIADAAAAGRFGYYGYSWLALCGLQLAIRTNRLWALVMGGYPPLEGPYKSMLAVTRAAHSAAAGPAAQTPAADVSVEPGDWDAATIQTSEAQTRQFVTLYEALQDFDDSAAAVAPGLPRFAFAGSADQIDYGPRWGGVQVRIGAPLADHERELTAAGWDVQVLPGLDHLGAMQSSVVVSLLKTWLDRVKAR
- a CDS encoding nitrilase-related carbon-nitrogen hydrolase, giving the protein MLYATAARNGVAVVAGLLEASEDPDRAYNTVVAIGPDGARLASYRKIHLFDCQGFRESDHIKPASEPAPVTFSCGGITFGLMTCYNLRFPELTRALTDAGAQALLVCASWVAGTSTTEQWATLAKARAIENGAYVAAVSQTPPVSIGHRMLIDPLGAALHVLGLGPAAATMDLSLLSVEAARNQFPTWRHHRLDH